One Centroberyx gerrardi isolate f3 chromosome 6, fCenGer3.hap1.cur.20231027, whole genome shotgun sequence genomic region harbors:
- the ankk1 gene encoding ankyrin repeat and protein kinase domain-containing protein 1 yields MDCLDGAPGKFRNFRKDDFEADWIKVTECRFGQVYQVKLKLWREKCALKNFDTSLCENSFYSRMIDEAPKIAKVKFKYIVSIYGLCSEASAMVMEYMNNGSLDNLLASHTLMWPKKFQMIHEATMGMNFLHSMKPPLLHLNLKTSNILLDDHLHVKISDFGLIQWEEGLNKKKFMEHLTARGNISYIPPETFTQCPEPPGTTFDVYSFAVVMWEILTQQKPYPGSSVTTVLIQVSHGKRPSVEMMPDHKPRECDQMIRIMEQCWDQDHRKRPQFSDTVRKTETLSEVLKIPGAIQPDRGQKPDYPWLVSPTQKIALPEMPDLPSDDQHGRDGILSLLSKKDFHSFRQSVKREHISLLFSDKNSLLHYTVASGDAESVQSVLSLGAEVNCPSARGYTPLIIAVLHRLHDIISLLLEHGAAATQGDEDQWTPLHFAAQNGDDRTVRLLLDKGAVADAREKAGWMPLHLACQNGHETVVRLLLSRLSEEAVGEREEAQGRTPLHLACAYGHLSIAKLLLSQGADPNTTNRSLSTALHLSAEEGHNRVVRTLVKSGARIDSVDSRGYTPLHLAALKGHTGICRQLLSNGASPDPRTLQGWTPMHLAAVRGHEATVLQLESQGGCVNARGENGWTPLHLACHQSQQEAVAKLLAAQADPNVTEDSGGWTPLHLACNSVNFPSVLQLISHHADVNAVNWGKATPLHLAAQHGCVPIVKALLLNGADGTLLDSSGSTALNVAQRCERGEVVELLEKEC; encoded by the exons ATGGATTGTCTTGACGGAGCCCCTGGGAAGTTCAGGAACTTCAGGAAGGATGACTTTGAGGCTGACTGGATTAAGGTGACGGAATGCAGATTTGGCCAGGTGTACCAAGTCAAGCTGAAGCTCTGGCGGGAAAAATGTGCCCTGAAAAACTTTGACACAAGCCTGTGTGAAAACAGCTTTTACAG cagaaTGATAGACGAGGCGCCCAAGATAGCCAAAGTGAAATTCAAGTACATCGTGTCCATCTACGGACTGTGCAGCGAAGCGAGTGCCATGGTGATGGAATACATGAATAATGGATCGCTGGACAATCTCCTAGCCAGTCACACGTTGATGTGGCCCAAGAAGTTCCAGATGATTCATGAGGCCACCATGGGCATGAATTTCCTCCACAGCATGAAACCCCCGCTGCTCCATCTGAACCTCAAGACATCCAACATCCTACTGGACGATCACCTTCATGTCAAA aTTTCCGATTTTGGTTTAATCCAATGGGAAGAGGGTTTGAACAAGAAGAAGTTCATGGAGCATCTGACGGCAAGAGGGAACATAAGTTACATTCCTCCGGAGACGTTCACCCAGTGCCCCGAGCCTCCAGGAACTACATTTGATGTTTACAG CTTTGCAGTTGTGATGTGGGAGATTCTGACACAGCAGAAACCTTATCCAG GCAGCAGTGTGACCACGGTGCTGATACAGGTGTCGCATGGTAAGAGGCCCAGTGTAGAGATGATGCCTGACCACAAGCCTCGCGAGTGTGACCAGATGATCCGCATCATGGAGCAATGCTGGGACCAGGATCACAGGAAGAGGCCGCAGTTCTCAG ACACTGTGAGGAAAACAGAGACTCTGAGTGAAGTCCTGAAGATCCCAGGAGCAATCCAACCTGACCGAGGACAGAAACCAGACTACCCCTGGCTGGTTTCTCCTACACAGAAA ATTGCTTTGCCTGAGATGCCTGACCTTCCCTCAG ATGACCAGCACGGCCGCGAcggcattctctctctcctgtcaaaGAAGGACTTTCACAGTTTCAGACAGTCGGTGAAAAGAGAACATATATCCCTGCTCTTTTCAGATAAAAATAGTCTCCTCCACTACACCGTAGCCAGCGGCGATGCAGAGAGTGTCCAGAGTGTCCTGAGTCTGGGTGCTGAGGTCAACTGTCCTAGTGCCAGAGGTTACACTCCTCTCATTATTGCTGTTCTGCACAG GCTTCATGACATCATTTCTTTGCTGCTGGAGCATGGGGCAGCTGCCACCCAGGGAGATGAGGACCAGTGGACACCGCTCCATTTTGCTGCTCAGAATGGCGATGACAGGACCGTCCGACTCCTGCTGGACAAAGGAGCGGTGGCAGATGCGAGAGAAAAAGCCGGTTGGATGCCCCTCCACCTGGCCTGCCAGAACGGCCACGAGACGGTGGTCCGACTGCTGCTGTCTCGGCTGTCAGAGGAGGCGGTTGGGGAGCGGGAGGAGGCGCAGGGGAGGACGCCGCTCCACCTAGCCTGCGCCTATGGGCATCTCAGCATTGCcaagctcctcctctctcagggGGCGGACCCCAACACCACCAACCGCTCTCTCTCCACCGCGCTGCACTTATCCGCCGAGGAAGGCCACAACAGAGTAGTGAGGACACTGGTGAAGAGCGGGGCGCGTATCGACAGCGTGGACAGCAGAGGCTACACTCCGCTACACCTGGCTGCTCTGAAGGGCCACACAGGCATCTGCAGGCAGCTGTTGTCAAACGGGGCCAGCCCAGATCCCAGGACCCTCCAAGGCTGGACGCCCATGCACTTGGCTGCCGTCAGGGGCCACGAGGCCACCGTGCTCCAGCTGGAGAGCCAGGGTGGCTGCGTGAATGCTAGGGGTGAGAATGGATGGACTCCCCTCCACCTAGCCTGCCACCAGAGCCAGCAGGAGGCGGTAGCTAAACTCCTGGCAGCCCAAGCTGACCCAAACGTGACAGAGGACAGCGGGGGCTGGACGCCGCTGCACCTAGCGTGTAACAGTGTCAACTTCCCAAGTGTCCTCCAGCTGATCTCACATCATGCAGATGTCAATGCAGTAAACTGGGGCAAGGCCACACCTTTACACCTGGCTGCCCAGCATGGCTGTGTGCCAATCGTAAAGGCCCTACTCCTGAATGGGGCGGACGGGACGCTGCTGGACTCATCTGGATCCACGGCTCTCAATGTGGCCCAGAGGTGTGAAAGAGGGGAAGTGGTGGAGCTACTGGAGAAGGAATGCTGA